The Corynebacterium poyangense genome includes a window with the following:
- a CDS encoding PspC domain-containing protein translates to MSSQVQRKLRRSSVHRILGGVCGGLGQRFGIPIGLVRLLFVLSIILPGPQFLYYVIAWVIIPLDTAE, encoded by the coding sequence ATGAGTTCTCAAGTGCAGAGGAAATTGCGACGTTCCTCCGTTCATCGGATCCTCGGCGGGGTCTGCGGCGGGTTGGGGCAAAGATTTGGTATCCCAATTGGATTGGTACGGCTCCTTTTTGTGTTGAGCATAATTTTGCCTGGTCCGCAATTCTTATACTATGTGATCGCCTGGGTCATTATTCCCCTGGATACGGCTGAATAG
- a CDS encoding LutB/LldF family L-lactate oxidation iron-sulfur protein, whose protein sequence is MTIHLNHPTMPPRAPHEPAHLRGEVGFTKAAHTELNKATQRRNLQKATTSIRAKRARVVSEREDWQDLREAGSGIKRQVAALMPELLEQFEEVVTKNGGHVHWARDSREACEIVTKLIQETGEKNIVKIKSMATMEIALNDELAKAGISARETDLAELIVQLGHDRPSHILVPAIHRNRAEIRDIFINEMPDTDETLSSEPAELAEASRLFLRRQFMDAKVAVSGANFGVAETGTISIVESEGNGRMCLTLPETLISVMGIEKLLPKFSDLEVFLQLLPRSSTGERMNPYTSLWSGITEGDGPQNFHVVLLDNGRTAVLADEIGREALKCIRCSACLNVCPVYERAGGHAYGSTYPGPIGAILTPQLTGIDSAKDPSASLPFASSLCGRCDEVCPVKIPITDILLEMRHQKVTQHALKGEKSLMNLAALAMGKPAMWNKLMRVMFMGRILGGRDHTIRHMPSFLAGWTNVRDVVTPPKQTFRQWWESDEAHRLLAEARKQGVPQQPAAEPAGPLHPSDEEEES, encoded by the coding sequence GTGACCATCCATCTTAACCACCCGACCATGCCACCTCGGGCTCCGCACGAACCCGCTCACCTTCGCGGCGAGGTTGGCTTTACCAAGGCAGCACACACCGAACTCAACAAGGCCACCCAGCGGAGAAACCTTCAAAAGGCCACTACCTCTATTCGAGCCAAGCGCGCTCGCGTGGTTTCTGAGCGTGAAGACTGGCAAGACCTTCGAGAAGCTGGAAGCGGCATTAAGCGGCAAGTGGCAGCACTGATGCCGGAGCTTTTAGAGCAATTTGAAGAAGTAGTCACCAAAAATGGTGGGCATGTTCATTGGGCTCGGGACTCTCGAGAAGCCTGCGAAATTGTTACTAAGCTGATTCAAGAAACCGGCGAAAAGAATATCGTCAAGATCAAATCCATGGCCACCATGGAGATCGCTCTCAATGATGAGCTAGCGAAAGCCGGGATTTCCGCTCGAGAAACCGACCTGGCTGAGCTGATTGTTCAACTAGGCCATGACCGCCCCTCTCATATCTTGGTTCCGGCTATCCACCGAAACCGGGCTGAAATCAGAGATATTTTTATTAACGAAATGCCGGACACCGATGAAACACTGTCCAGCGAACCGGCAGAATTAGCGGAAGCCTCCAGACTGTTTTTGCGTCGACAATTTATGGATGCCAAGGTGGCGGTCTCCGGAGCTAATTTCGGCGTCGCAGAAACTGGCACTATTTCCATCGTGGAGTCCGAAGGTAACGGCCGGATGTGCCTTACCTTGCCGGAAACATTGATTTCGGTGATGGGCATTGAGAAGCTCCTGCCGAAGTTCTCTGACCTTGAGGTATTTCTTCAGCTCCTGCCGCGCTCTTCCACCGGCGAGAGGATGAACCCGTACACCTCCTTATGGAGCGGTATTACCGAGGGCGACGGCCCCCAGAACTTCCATGTGGTGCTCCTCGACAACGGTAGAACGGCTGTTCTAGCAGATGAAATTGGCCGCGAAGCATTAAAGTGCATCCGCTGTTCTGCTTGTTTGAACGTCTGTCCAGTCTATGAACGAGCTGGTGGGCACGCGTATGGATCCACCTATCCCGGCCCCATTGGAGCCATTTTGACCCCGCAGCTAACCGGAATTGATTCAGCCAAGGATCCTAGCGCATCGCTACCTTTCGCCTCCTCGCTGTGCGGCCGCTGTGATGAAGTGTGCCCCGTGAAGATTCCGATCACCGACATTCTGCTGGAAATGAGACACCAGAAGGTAACCCAGCACGCTCTCAAAGGCGAAAAATCTCTGATGAATTTAGCCGCCTTAGCTATGGGGAAGCCCGCCATGTGGAACAAACTCATGCGCGTGATGTTTATGGGACGAATTCTTGGCGGGCGCGACCACACTATCCGACATATGCCGTCTTTCTTGGCTGGGTGGACTAATGTCCGCGATGTTGTCACGCCACCTAAACAAACGTTCCGGCAATGGTGGGAAAGCGACGAAGCGCATAGATTACTTGCTGAAGCTCGAAAACAAGGAGTTCCTCAGCAGCCGGCTGCCGAGCCCGCCGGACCACTGCATCCTAGCGATGAGGAGGAAGAATCCTAA
- a CDS encoding metallophosphoesterase family protein, translating to MMTKNNSGVTFLHTSDLQIGMVSKQLGDSGQTRFSDDRIGVISQLGDIAHQYSCEFILVAGDAFEHPSLSPDTAHAALAALNQLPVPVFLLAGNHDPLIAGSLMDQADKLDNIRVFRDSKPIEFSDGVELVGAPLLSKYVDVDVASEALENLTPTHKVRILIAHGQVSQRSYDTPSAVIDLSRLQECLDQGIIDYVALGDTHSTMSLEPKERIWFSGTPETTDFCDKSTGVERNEVNSGHALVVTVEKQHPDDATVSVHQVDTGRWVWEALHWELDNRENIDSFLHQLDSYPDKQRTVIKYSLSGTLNATDTAYLQQELQKREEIFVCLRQRQRLMELYLEPNEDELADLGVTGFNAAALNELQSLSQGEDHRAHTAREAINLFFRLAQRVGSASK from the coding sequence ATGATGACAAAAAATAACTCGGGTGTCACCTTTCTGCATACCTCCGATCTTCAGATAGGGATGGTCAGTAAGCAATTAGGGGACAGCGGCCAAACCAGGTTTAGTGACGACCGCATCGGTGTCATTTCTCAACTTGGCGATATAGCTCATCAGTATTCTTGCGAATTTATTCTCGTAGCAGGGGATGCATTTGAGCATCCTTCTTTATCGCCAGACACTGCCCATGCAGCTCTAGCTGCTCTCAATCAACTACCGGTCCCAGTGTTTTTATTAGCGGGAAACCATGATCCATTAATCGCTGGAAGTCTGATGGACCAGGCAGATAAGTTAGATAATATCCGGGTATTTCGTGATTCAAAACCGATTGAATTCTCTGACGGGGTGGAACTCGTAGGGGCACCCTTACTTAGCAAATACGTGGATGTAGATGTGGCCTCAGAAGCATTGGAAAATCTCACTCCCACACATAAGGTAAGGATCTTGATAGCGCACGGTCAGGTCAGCCAGCGTTCTTACGACACCCCAAGTGCAGTAATTGATTTATCCCGGCTCCAAGAATGCCTGGACCAGGGAATTATTGACTATGTTGCCTTAGGAGATACCCACTCAACGATGTCCTTAGAGCCCAAGGAAAGGATATGGTTTTCTGGAACCCCGGAAACTACAGATTTTTGTGATAAATCCACGGGCGTTGAAAGAAATGAAGTGAACTCCGGACATGCGCTAGTAGTTACAGTAGAGAAGCAACACCCCGATGATGCTACGGTTTCGGTTCACCAGGTAGATACCGGACGGTGGGTGTGGGAGGCCTTGCATTGGGAATTAGACAATCGGGAAAACATAGATTCCTTTCTGCATCAACTAGACAGTTATCCAGATAAGCAAAGAACAGTCATCAAATACAGTCTCTCAGGAACACTGAATGCGACGGATACTGCCTATCTCCAGCAAGAATTGCAGAAACGAGAAGAAATCTTTGTCTGCCTACGCCAGCGACAGCGATTAATGGAACTCTATCTCGAACCCAATGAGGATGAATTAGCTGATTTGGGGGTCACCGGGTTCAACGCCGCAGCTCTCAACGAGCTACAAAGTCTCAGCCAAGGAGAAGATCACCGCGCTCATACCGCACGAGAAGCCATCAACTTATTTTTCCGTCTAGCGCAACGGGTGGGGAGTGCATCCAAATGA
- a CDS encoding SWIM zinc finger family protein: protein MSNHRKRNYPHVDNVIYANFGKKRNQEPPSENRRDFQPPDNPRQPPGLGVSQFLRSAVVSHTDSGRVYRGRDYAFHGHVVNLEISHGRVDAQVVGSQPQPFSTTMLVPYRTSEELRQVAHKIAADCQGLRDLNKIVLGPEMRSILLAEQPDDLRFICDCPDPQPVCKHVVALVEVLIRRLEADPSEILRLRGMDRAFLHMMVSEESEHRSTEASADSGERFWGNGEMPDLPEPKTRPAIHDSDMDLLHRAMRMVSYTTIDQLRAVSDIEDLYHYLTEKPDLPAD, encoded by the coding sequence ATGAGCAACCACCGAAAGAGGAATTATCCTCACGTCGATAATGTTATCTATGCCAACTTTGGGAAAAAGAGAAATCAGGAACCCCCGTCAGAGAATCGACGTGATTTTCAACCCCCCGATAATCCTCGACAACCTCCGGGTTTAGGAGTCAGCCAGTTCCTAAGATCAGCCGTCGTTTCTCACACCGATAGCGGGAGGGTCTATCGAGGAAGGGATTACGCGTTTCACGGACATGTCGTCAACTTAGAGATTTCGCATGGTCGAGTCGACGCCCAGGTCGTTGGTTCACAGCCTCAACCTTTTTCTACTACCATGCTGGTTCCTTATCGCACTAGCGAGGAATTACGGCAGGTTGCGCACAAAATAGCTGCGGACTGCCAAGGCTTGCGTGATCTCAACAAAATTGTGTTAGGCCCAGAGATGCGCAGCATTCTTCTTGCTGAGCAGCCAGACGACCTCCGTTTTATCTGTGATTGTCCGGATCCGCAGCCTGTCTGCAAACATGTGGTGGCACTGGTAGAAGTTCTGATTCGAAGGTTGGAAGCCGACCCGTCGGAAATACTGCGGCTGCGTGGCATGGACCGGGCCTTCTTGCACATGATGGTGAGCGAAGAATCAGAACATAGGTCAACAGAAGCGAGCGCAGACAGCGGGGAGCGGTTTTGGGGGAACGGGGAAATGCCGGATTTGCCGGAACCAAAAACTCGCCCCGCAATCCATGATTCTGATATGGATTTACTGCATCGGGCTATGCGCATGGTGTCATATACCACGATTGATCAGTTAAGAGCAGTCAGCGACATCGAAGATCTTTATCATTACCTTACTGAAAAGCCTGATTTACCTGCAGATTAG
- a CDS encoding LutC/YkgG family protein produces the protein MAIDTSAAKKEILARIRTAQELAKIDTSGYEVTRNYQRSSDISHEDLKELLIDRLVDYKATVRTCDQSELAETLVSLLEETNSTTVRYAEGLDPSLFSGFSGTAEADDRSSDPRDLDKVDAVVTDSHVSCAETGTICLQSNPTNGRRALTLVPDRHICLVRMDSVVHLVPQMIEKLDRRLPTTMISGPSATSDIELERVEGVHGPRDLIVVIVN, from the coding sequence ATGGCTATTGATACCAGCGCCGCGAAGAAGGAAATTTTGGCGCGAATTCGCACTGCGCAGGAACTGGCCAAAATTGATACTTCCGGTTATGAGGTAACTCGGAATTATCAGCGAAGTTCCGATATCTCTCACGAAGATCTCAAAGAGCTGCTCATTGATCGGCTCGTGGACTACAAAGCCACGGTACGAACCTGCGATCAGTCAGAACTCGCGGAAACGTTGGTCTCGCTCCTCGAAGAAACGAACTCCACTACTGTCCGCTATGCCGAGGGGCTCGATCCGTCATTGTTCTCTGGTTTTAGTGGAACCGCTGAGGCAGATGATCGATCCAGCGATCCCCGTGACTTAGACAAGGTTGATGCTGTAGTCACAGATTCCCATGTGAGCTGCGCGGAAACCGGGACTATTTGCTTGCAGTCAAATCCCACGAATGGTCGACGCGCACTCACCCTGGTCCCTGATCGACATATTTGCCTCGTGCGCATGGATAGCGTGGTCCATCTGGTTCCTCAGATGATTGAGAAATTAGACCGACGCCTACCAACGACGATGATCTCTGGACCCTCTGCAACGTCAGATATTGAGTTGGAGCGGGTAGAGGGAGTTCACGGCCCCCGTGATTTGATAGTAGTCATCGTTAATTAG
- a CDS encoding AAA family ATPase — MIIHRLEIENVKGVRHVELNDLPSRGVIILSGDNEAGKSTVLDCLRAVLEFKSTSKAEDIRALQPVGEDVGSQVELDASFGTLRMQLKKRWLKSAGTELTLSGYEVGNYSGRQAEQKLESILNEHLDPQLRDALFVPQGELEHHIHARGIHHLEAALRGDSDEYSAHDVAYNSEFTKAVAQEYERYFSLKTGKEKPIISQARERVEQARKMYQSCVEKVESYADRVEQFEKKKNFLAEERRRVPELAEQRERLKTQCEVAEKQGKLCEEARKNEKSAAERMGVLELEIKRRQEKKNRIDVKEGEIEDLKSKLEKDDGRFSELKKNREKQENEKTVVGERLQKLKTKLGRAEAVEEYLHEKEELDRVQNRLSEIADIRDRIVSLRESMPHPEVSWDHEKAVSEASTELAIQRRIYEESRAHLVLETEKTTVIQVDDQPVEVKDRYNVELRQGTVLKIGDITATYQASNNDGDDLRSRVVEAEEKLKALLEKVRCADAAEVRDKAQKCEHQCHEIEALEHKLATILGEETIAEVEDKYQLLRKKSLVWDEEVKDSAWTLMETQEKIKELKESLRHCEIDYDQISQFLESDEYEDAKIEKIRLETTLVARKSELQELIDDLRHEEEKQPSELLAEELGKARDDYQQYGAERRKQEESYQILNADLLRDDYCNAEAAYESAQANIIEAEKALEGLKTFIEARQGVEQERDHIKAEYERFEGALEELQRRAEVASLLHSTIEKHRQEFHERHSEPFRQTLGRMAQRIFGPKVSFDFDEQLNIASRTLNGKTVAQKWLSGGAKEQMALIHRLTIAELIQHSGEELPPIFLDDVLGHSDPTRLGRISHIIRDAAKNSQVFVLTCYPRRYETIRDKTVIDMDSLKE; from the coding sequence ATGATTATTCATCGTCTTGAGATTGAAAACGTTAAAGGAGTTCGTCATGTGGAACTCAATGATCTTCCTTCCCGAGGGGTGATTATCCTCAGCGGAGATAACGAAGCAGGAAAATCGACGGTTCTTGATTGCCTCCGGGCAGTTTTGGAATTTAAGTCAACCAGTAAGGCCGAAGATATTCGAGCTCTTCAGCCAGTTGGCGAAGACGTGGGTTCTCAGGTGGAATTGGATGCTTCTTTTGGCACCTTGAGGATGCAGCTGAAGAAGCGCTGGCTGAAAAGCGCGGGAACTGAATTAACGCTCAGTGGTTATGAAGTTGGTAATTATAGCGGCAGGCAGGCTGAACAAAAGCTCGAATCTATCCTTAATGAGCATCTGGATCCTCAATTACGCGATGCCCTTTTTGTTCCACAAGGAGAATTAGAACACCACATTCACGCTCGCGGTATTCATCATCTAGAAGCTGCGTTACGTGGTGACTCGGATGAGTATAGTGCTCATGATGTTGCCTATAATTCCGAGTTTACTAAGGCTGTAGCCCAGGAATATGAGCGATATTTTTCGCTCAAAACAGGGAAAGAGAAACCCATCATCAGCCAGGCTCGTGAGAGGGTGGAACAAGCCCGGAAAATGTATCAATCCTGTGTTGAGAAAGTTGAGAGTTATGCGGATAGAGTGGAGCAATTCGAAAAGAAGAAGAATTTCCTGGCTGAAGAGCGTCGTCGAGTTCCTGAGTTAGCTGAACAACGAGAGCGTCTAAAGACTCAGTGTGAGGTGGCGGAGAAACAGGGAAAGCTGTGTGAAGAGGCGCGGAAGAACGAAAAATCCGCAGCTGAGCGGATGGGTGTTCTTGAGCTAGAGATCAAGAGACGGCAGGAAAAGAAAAACCGGATTGACGTTAAAGAAGGAGAGATCGAAGATCTAAAAAGTAAATTAGAGAAAGACGACGGCCGTTTTTCTGAGCTCAAGAAAAATCGCGAAAAACAAGAAAATGAGAAGACTGTTGTTGGGGAACGCCTGCAGAAATTAAAGACCAAATTAGGGCGTGCGGAGGCGGTAGAGGAATACCTTCACGAGAAGGAAGAATTAGACCGAGTACAAAACCGGCTGAGTGAGATTGCAGATATTCGAGATCGCATAGTTTCTCTTCGAGAAAGCATGCCACATCCCGAAGTGTCATGGGACCACGAGAAAGCAGTGAGTGAGGCTAGTACGGAGCTAGCAATTCAACGAAGAATATATGAAGAAAGCAGGGCGCATTTAGTTTTAGAAACTGAGAAGACCACTGTTATTCAGGTTGATGATCAACCTGTTGAAGTGAAAGATCGCTATAACGTGGAACTGCGTCAGGGAACGGTACTAAAAATCGGAGATATTACCGCCACCTATCAGGCGTCGAATAATGACGGTGATGATCTTCGTAGTCGCGTCGTGGAAGCGGAAGAAAAACTCAAGGCGCTGCTGGAGAAGGTTCGTTGTGCTGATGCAGCCGAAGTACGAGACAAAGCCCAGAAGTGTGAACATCAGTGCCATGAAATTGAGGCGCTAGAGCATAAACTCGCCACGATTCTAGGTGAGGAAACCATTGCTGAGGTAGAAGATAAATATCAGCTTCTTCGAAAGAAGAGTCTGGTATGGGATGAGGAGGTAAAAGATAGCGCCTGGACGCTGATGGAAACCCAGGAAAAGATCAAAGAACTTAAAGAGTCGCTACGTCATTGCGAAATTGATTATGACCAGATTAGTCAATTTTTAGAATCAGATGAATACGAAGACGCCAAAATCGAGAAGATTCGGTTAGAAACTACATTGGTGGCGCGAAAATCTGAGTTGCAAGAATTAATCGATGATCTACGTCATGAAGAAGAAAAGCAACCTTCAGAATTATTGGCGGAAGAACTCGGTAAAGCCAGGGATGATTATCAGCAATATGGTGCGGAACGAAGAAAACAGGAAGAAAGTTATCAGATTCTGAACGCTGATCTTCTTCGAGATGACTATTGCAATGCCGAGGCTGCGTATGAGTCAGCTCAGGCTAATATCATTGAGGCCGAAAAAGCCTTAGAAGGTTTGAAAACCTTTATTGAAGCGAGGCAAGGCGTAGAACAAGAACGAGATCACATAAAAGCCGAATATGAGCGGTTTGAAGGTGCCCTTGAAGAATTGCAACGTCGTGCCGAAGTGGCGTCGTTATTGCACTCTACTATTGAGAAACACCGTCAAGAATTTCATGAGCGACACAGTGAGCCATTTCGGCAAACACTGGGACGCATGGCTCAACGGATATTTGGGCCAAAAGTATCTTTTGACTTCGATGAACAACTCAACATAGCCAGTCGGACGTTGAATGGAAAAACAGTTGCGCAAAAATGGCTATCGGGTGGTGCTAAAGAACAAATGGCGCTTATCCATCGGCTGACAATTGCAGAGCTGATTCAGCATAGTGGGGAAGAACTGCCACCGATATTTTTGGATGATGTGTTGGGGCATAGTGATCCCACTCGGCTCGGACGGATCTCTCACATTATTCGCGACGCAGCAAAGAACAGTCAGGTTTTCGTCTTGACCTGCTACCCGCGCCGCTATGAAACAATCCGAGACAAGACAGTCATAGATATGGATTCACTGAAGGAGTAG
- a CDS encoding MarR family winged helix-turn-helix transcriptional regulator, protein MTEPRWLNDEEQQLWRLLLSAVRKMTRCMDVTLQEESGISASEFAVLVNLSESGPEGMRLRDLCRGLDWDRSRTSHQITRMERRGLVDKTRCEGDARGVLVTITGDGIRRLEQAAPEHVESVRRLLFDNLSKEQSTVIHQVLVDVLAVKNVPGAEESEIED, encoded by the coding sequence ATGACTGAACCCCGGTGGCTCAATGATGAAGAACAACAACTGTGGCGGCTCTTGCTCAGTGCTGTTCGGAAAATGACTCGATGCATGGATGTGACCTTGCAGGAGGAAAGTGGAATTTCAGCCTCAGAGTTTGCCGTCTTGGTGAACTTATCCGAAAGCGGGCCCGAGGGCATGCGTCTGCGAGATTTATGCCGTGGATTAGATTGGGACCGCAGCCGTACGTCGCATCAAATTACCCGAATGGAACGCCGCGGTCTGGTGGACAAGACTCGATGTGAGGGGGATGCTCGAGGAGTTTTGGTGACCATCACGGGGGATGGGATACGGCGCCTTGAGCAAGCTGCCCCTGAGCATGTGGAATCAGTTCGTCGATTGCTATTTGATAATTTATCCAAAGAACAAAGCACAGTTATTCATCAAGTTTTAGTGGATGTCCTCGCAGTGAAGAATGTTCCAGGGGCAGAGGAATCTGAGATAGAAGATTAA